In Cystobacter fuscus DSM 2262, a single window of DNA contains:
- a CDS encoding CAP domain-containing protein, with product MGESSSTTAVAESPAAAPLALPAYCNGVLTWNTAWTAFEDEVLKLVNQKRAAGATCGGVAKPAVPAVTFDERLRCASRVHSQDMGTNNFMGHNGSNGSTPWQRMTNAGYVWRAASENVAAGYATPAAVVDGWMKSTGHCNNIMGANVKNLGVGYFYAPSSTYKHYWTQDFGAQ from the coding sequence ATGGGAGAGTCCTCCTCGACGACGGCGGTGGCCGAGTCTCCGGCGGCTGCTCCGCTGGCGCTCCCGGCGTACTGTAACGGGGTGCTCACCTGGAATACGGCTTGGACGGCGTTCGAGGACGAGGTGCTCAAGCTGGTGAACCAGAAGCGGGCCGCGGGCGCCACGTGTGGTGGCGTGGCCAAGCCCGCGGTCCCGGCGGTCACCTTCGACGAGCGGCTGCGCTGCGCGTCCCGCGTCCACTCGCAGGACATGGGCACCAACAACTTCATGGGCCACAACGGCTCCAACGGCTCCACCCCGTGGCAGCGCATGACCAACGCCGGCTACGTCTGGAGGGCGGCCTCGGAGAACGTCGCCGCGGGCTATGCCACCCCCGCCGCGGTGGTGGACGGCTGGATGAAGAGCACGGGCCACTGCAACAACATCATGGGCGCCAACGTCAAGAACCTGGGCGTGGGCTACTTCTACGCGCCCTCGAGCACCTACAAGCACTACTGGACGCAGGACTTCGGCGCTCAGTAG
- a CDS encoding RNA polymerase sigma factor: MGNATDEELMERFCEGDHAAFEVLFSRHAGAVQGFLARMVRDGALAEDLLQTTFLSVVRSRDRFERGTRFGPWLMTIAANAARDALRRRQHREAYRDSAPPPAPVTADPSDPGMRKRLEDALQRLSPDQREAILLHKLEGWSYEEIASMRGISVSAARVRAHRGFEKLRQLLDGLVGE; the protein is encoded by the coding sequence ATGGGGAACGCGACGGACGAAGAGCTCATGGAACGCTTCTGCGAGGGAGATCACGCTGCTTTCGAGGTCCTGTTCAGCCGGCATGCCGGCGCGGTGCAGGGCTTCCTGGCACGCATGGTTCGTGATGGTGCGCTCGCGGAGGATCTGCTGCAGACGACGTTCTTGTCGGTCGTCCGCTCGCGGGATCGGTTCGAACGGGGGACGCGTTTCGGCCCCTGGTTGATGACGATCGCCGCGAACGCCGCGCGGGATGCCCTGCGCCGCCGCCAGCACCGCGAGGCGTATCGGGACAGCGCGCCCCCTCCGGCCCCGGTCACCGCCGACCCGTCGGATCCCGGCATGCGCAAGCGCCTGGAGGACGCGCTGCAGCGGCTGTCGCCGGATCAGCGCGAGGCCATCCTCCTGCACAAGCTCGAGGGCTGGTCCTACGAGGAGATCGCCTCGATGCGCGGCATCAGCGTGAGCGCGGCGCGCGTGCGGGCCCACCGCGGGTTCGAGAAGCTGCGGCAACTGC